Proteins from a genomic interval of Zingiber officinale cultivar Zhangliang chromosome 1B, Zo_v1.1, whole genome shotgun sequence:
- the LOC121971067 gene encoding pentatricopeptide repeat-containing protein At5g66520-like, whose protein sequence is MTATMLSYSLSASPPQTQAPTQNLPWLPTPELASQFPILRHLLSCTSMRHLHQIHSHTLTSGAFRDPFVASRVLSFAALSPAGSLHYARLIFSRIPSPDAFTADALLRGYVGRASPIDALLFYADVLRSSVRDFPSPHTFPLLLRACAGMPSLQLGETVHAQALKLGFTSQTPTQNFLVRMYASRGLVDRARFIFDGVSERNDASVNMMMGGYLSCGRVEEARKLFDEMAERNVIAWSVMIDGYLQSSQFKEALELFREMLKQRLEPNESILVNILCACAHFGAIEQGLWVEEYIRRKNTQVTVRIGTALVDMYLKCGCVEKAFERFDSMEEKNVTTWSAMISGLAINGRARDALHLFAEMEANGVLPNEVCFIGVLNACSHAGLVDDGVKYFKAINNVYGLEPNVQHYCCLVDLYGRAGLLDKSEEVIEQMPMKPNSAVWGALLNSCRIHKNDTLAERISKQLLELEPRNSGRYVLLSNIYAAKGRWAEVAEMRRLMKERGVTKTPGSSFINLKGSVHEFIAGDNAHPQRREIYAKLDEMSRKVRLAGHEPSTDQVLIEMDEGEKGTALHHHSEKQALAFGLINGKPGNTIRIMKNLRICEDCHSFTKISSKTYECEIVVRDRNRFHHFRDGVCSCMDFW, encoded by the coding sequence ATGACCGCCACTATGCTCTCCTATTCGCTATCTGCTTCTCCCCCTCAAACCCAAGCCCCCACGCAGAACCTCCCATGGCTTCCCACTCCCGAGCTGGCCTCGCAATTCCCCATCCTCCGCCACCTCCTCTCCTGCACCTCCATGCGCCACCTCCACCAGATCCACTCCCACACCCTCACTTCCGGCGCCTTCCGCGATCCCTTCGTCGCCTCCCGCGTCCTCTCCTTCGCTGCCCTCTCCCCAGCCGGCTCCCTCCACTACGCCCGCCTCATCTTCTCCCGGATCCCCTCCCCCGACGCCTTCACTGCCGACGCCCTCCTCCGGGGCTACGTCGGCCGCGCCAGTCCGATCGACGCCCTCCTCTTCTACGCCGACGTCCTCCGGTCCTCCGTTCGCGACTTCCCAAGCCCCCACaccttccctctcctcctcagAGCTTGCGCTGGCATGCCCTCCCTTCAGCTCGGTGAAACGGTTCACGCTCAGGCGCTGAAGCTTGGATTCACCTCGCAAACGCCCACCCAAAACTTCTTGGTGCGAATGTACGCTTCGCGTGGCCTGGTGGACCGCGCAAGATTCATTTTTGATGGCGTTTCCGAACGCAACGATGCTTCGGTGAACATGATGATGGGTGGTTACTTGAGCTGTGGTCGAGTGGAGGAGGCACGCAAGCTGTTCGATGAAATGGCGGAAAGAAATGTCATCGCTTGGAGCGTGATGATCGATGGGTATCTTCAAAGCAGCCAATTCAAAGAAGCGCTGGAGCTGTTCCGTGAGATGTTGAAGCAGAGATTGGAACCCAATGAGAGTATATTGGTCAACATCCTCTGTGCTTGCGCTCACTTTGGGGCGATTGAGCAAGGCCTGTGGGTGGAGGAGTATATTAGAAGGAAGAACACGCAAGTTACTGTTAGGATCGGTACTGCACTTGTGGACATGTACCTGAAGTGTGGTTGCGTGGAGAAGGCTTTCGAGAGGTTCGACTCAATGGAAGAGAAGAATGTGACAACATGGAGCGCCATGATCTCAGGGCTCGCGATCAACGGGCGTGCTAGAGATGCACTGCACTTGTTTGCAGAGATGGAGGCAAACGGTGTGCTGCCAAATGAGGTGTGCTTCATTGGCGTGTTGAATGCTTGTAGCCATGCCGGGCTAGTTGACGACGGAGTGAAGTACTTCAAAGCAATCAACAACGTTTATGGATTGGAGCCAAATGTCCAGCACTATTGTTGTTTGGTCGATCTTTATGGTCGAGCTGGTCTTTTGGACAAATCTGAGGAGGTGATTGAGCAAATGCCGATGAAGCCTAACAGTGCAGTTTGGGGAGCCCTATTGAACTCTTGTAGAATTCACAAGAACGACACTTTAGCAGAGCGTATCAGCAAACAACTCCTTGAGTTGGAGCCAAGAAACAGCGGGCGCTACGTATTGCTGTCGAACATCTATGCAGCAAAAGGGAGGTGGGCTGAAGTAGCCGAGATGAGGAGGTTGATGAAAGAGAGAGGAGTCACCAAAACACCAGGGAGTAGCTTCATAAATTTGAAAGGAAGTGTTCATGAGTTCATTGCAGGAGATAATGCTCACCCCCAAAGAAGAGAAATCTACGCCAAGTTAGACGAGATGAGTAGAAAGGTGAGGCTAGCAGGACATGAACCTAGCACTGATCAAGTGTTGATCGAGATGGATGAAGGAGAGAAAGGCACTGCACTTCATCACCATAGTGAGAAGCAAGCACTTGCTTTTGGATTGATCAATGGGAAACCGGGCAATACTATCAGGATTATGAAAAACCTTCGCATTTGTGAGGATTGTCACTCCTTCACTAAGATATCATCTAAGACTTATGAATGTGAGATAGTTGTAAGGGATAGGAATCGGTTCCACCATTTCAGGGATGGTGTTTGTTCTTGTATGGACTTCTGGTGA